A single region of the Halarcobacter mediterraneus genome encodes:
- a CDS encoding response regulator, whose protein sequence is MKILIVDDSSTMRRIIGNVVMQLGFAKEDFDEAEDGVKAWKLLTEGQYDIILTDWNMPNMNGLELVKKVRSEGNHQKVPIIMITTEGGKGEVITALKAGVNNYIVKPFNAQVLKEKLDGVLK, encoded by the coding sequence ATGAAAATTTTGATAGTTGATGATAGTTCAACAATGAGAAGAATTATTGGAAATGTTGTTATGCAGTTAGGATTTGCAAAAGAAGATTTTGATGAAGCAGAAGATGGGGTAAAGGCATGGAAACTTTTAACTGAAGGGCAATATGACATAATTTTAACAGATTGGAATATGCCTAATATGAATGGATTAGAATTAGTTAAAAAAGTTAGATCGGAAGGGAATCATCAAAAAGTTCCTATTATTATGATTACAACAGAAGGTGGTAAAGGGGAAGTTATTACAGCACTTAAAGCAGGTGTAAATAATTATATTGTTAAGCCATTTAATGCACAAGTTTTAAAAGAGAAGCTTGATGGAGTTTTAAAATAA
- the flgG gene encoding flagellar basal-body rod protein FlgG: MIRGLYTAATGMNSMQHQIDVTSNNISNVNTLGFKQDRAEFQDLMYESLNYTAGQTSEITRNPTGMDVGLGVRVSGIQKNFFEGDLKQTSNDLDIAIEGEGFFQITLPTGEIAYTRNGAFKLDEEGNIVNGNGYALEPQITVPENLTKISIGTDGIVTATDPQTEESVELGQITIADFINPAGLTPIGESLFRASDASGDPVEGNPTEDQFGSLRQGMVELSNVKLVNEMVDLITAQRAYEANSKAITTTDSMLDTVNNLKR; the protein is encoded by the coding sequence ATGATAAGAGGTTTATATACGGCTGCAACTGGAATGAATTCTATGCAACATCAAATTGATGTTACTTCAAATAATATCTCAAATGTAAATACTCTTGGATTTAAGCAAGATAGAGCTGAATTTCAAGATTTAATGTATGAAAGTTTAAATTACACTGCTGGACAAACTTCAGAAATCACAAGAAACCCTACAGGCATGGATGTGGGACTTGGGGTAAGAGTATCAGGTATTCAAAAAAACTTTTTTGAAGGTGATTTAAAACAAACATCAAATGATCTTGATATTGCAATTGAAGGAGAAGGTTTCTTTCAAATAACATTACCAACAGGTGAGATTGCATATACAAGAAATGGTGCGTTTAAACTAGATGAAGAAGGAAATATTGTAAATGGAAATGGGTATGCTTTAGAACCACAAATTACTGTTCCTGAAAATTTAACTAAAATTTCTATAGGAACTGATGGTATTGTTACAGCAACTGATCCTCAAACAGAAGAGAGTGTGGAATTAGGTCAAATTACTATTGCAGACTTTATCAATCCAGCAGGATTAACTCCAATAGGAGAATCATTATTTAGAGCATCTGATGCTTCTGGAGACCCTGTAGAAGGCAATCCTACAGAAGACCAATTTGGTTCACTAAGACAAGGAATGGTAGAATTATCAAATGTAAAACTTGTTAATGAAATGGTTGATTTGATTACAGCACAAAGAGCATATGAAGCAAACTCAAAAGCTATAACAACAACAGATAGTATGCTTGATACTGTAAATAATTTAAAAAGATAA
- a CDS encoding flagellar hook-basal body protein, protein MAKYPLVASMVNQINRIDVISNNLANVNTVGFKQEGTAEGSFNYYMYRAQRDGFDPTKINEIVNTIPKMDTNYIDQQMGPIVTTGNALDFSLSESDSFFKVQGENGDILYTRDGSFKNLNGILVDSNGQAVLSNDNEPIALEEENFQNLISVSRIDYNDLKKYKDNTYKLKEENAFVEVLENNERQLMQGSLEKSNVNSVSSMVGLIDAQRRLEQAQKAIQAQSEMNEKLIQKIGDTTN, encoded by the coding sequence ATGGCAAAGTATCCTTTAGTAGCATCAATGGTTAATCAAATTAATAGAATTGATGTTATCTCTAATAATTTGGCAAATGTAAATACAGTTGGTTTTAAACAAGAAGGAACCGCAGAAGGTTCTTTTAATTACTATATGTACAGAGCTCAAAGAGATGGTTTTGATCCTACAAAAATAAACGAAATAGTAAATACTATTCCTAAAATGGATACAAATTATATTGACCAACAAATGGGCCCTATTGTTACTACTGGAAATGCTTTAGATTTTTCTTTGAGTGAAAGTGACAGTTTTTTTAAAGTTCAAGGGGAAAATGGGGATATCCTTTATACAAGAGATGGTTCCTTTAAAAACTTAAATGGAATATTAGTTGATTCAAATGGTCAAGCAGTTTTATCAAATGATAATGAACCAATTGCTTTAGAAGAAGAAAATTTCCAAAATTTAATTTCAGTATCAAGAATTGATTATAATGATTTAAAAAAATATAAAGATAACACTTATAAATTAAAAGAAGAAAATGCTTTTGTTGAAGTCCTTGAGAATAATGAAAGACAATTAATGCAAGGTTCTTTAGAAAAGTCTAATGTAAATAGTGTTTCTTCTATGGTAGGTTTAATTGATGCCCAAAGAAGATTAGAACAAGCTCAGAAAGCTATTCAAGCTCAGAGTGAAATGAATGAAAAACTTATTCAAAAAATTGGAGATACAACTAACTAA